The following proteins are encoded in a genomic region of Rhinoraja longicauda isolate Sanriku21f chromosome 28, sRhiLon1.1, whole genome shotgun sequence:
- the LOC144607434 gene encoding histone H4-like — translation MTGRGKGGKGLGKGGAKRHRKVLRDNIQGITKPAIRRLARRGGVKRISGLIYEEVRGVLKVFLENVIRDSVTYTEHAKRKTVTAMDVVYALKRQGRTLYGFGG, via the coding sequence ATGAcagggagagggaaaggtgggAAAGGACTGGGCAAGGGTGGTGCAAAGCGGCACCGCAAAGTTCTTCGTGACAACATCCAAGGCATCACCAAACCTGCCATCCGTCGTCTGGCTCGACGAGGTGGCGTCAAACGTATTTCTGGCCTCATCTACGAGGAAGTGCGGGGAGTTTTGAAGGTTTTCCTTGAGAATGTCATCCGGGATTCAGTAACTTACACGGAACATGCGAAACGCAAGACAGTGACAGCAATGGACGTGGTGTATGCACTGAAACGCCAGGGGCGCACCTTGTATGGGTTTGGGGGCTAA
- the LOC144607277 gene encoding histone H3-like, which produces MARTKQTARKSTGGKAPRKQLATKAARKSAPATGGVKKPHRFRPGTVALREIRRYQKSTELLIRKLPFQRLVREIAQDFKTDLRFQSSAIMALQEASEAYLVGLFEDTNLCAIHAKRVTIMPKDIHLARRIRGERA; this is translated from the coding sequence ATGGCCCGGACCAAGCAGACAGCGCGCAAATCGACCGGAGGGAAAGCTCCTCGCAAACAGCTGGCGACCAAAGCAGCGCGGAAGAGCGCTCCGGCCACGGGTGGAGTGAAGAAGCCTCATCGCTTCCGGCCCGGCACCGTGGCTCTGAGAGAGATCCGGCGCTACCAGAAATCCACCGAGCTACTCATCCGCAAACTGCCCTTCCAGCGCCTGGTGCGGGAGATCGCTCAGGACTTCAAGACAGACCTGCGCTTCCAGAGCTCGGCCATCATGGCCCTGCAGGAGGCCAGCGAGGCTTACCTGGTGGGGCTCTTTGAGGACACCAATCTCTGCGCCATCCACGCCAAGCGAGTCACCATCATGCCCAAAGACATCCATCTGGCCCGCCGCATCCGCGGGGAGCGCGCCTGA